The following are from one region of the Achromobacter xylosoxidans genome:
- a CDS encoding ABC transporter substrate-binding protein yields MLSLRKTYTATALALALGGALPAVFVTAHAAGTLNVAINQDPGSWDPIDTFVTFWGSVGSNLYDGLTMRGADLKLQPGLATSWEYLDDNKRLRFKLREGVKFHNGEPFNAEAVKFTFERLLGAEGAKGPQKSNYDSIGEIKVVDEYTVDFILKQPDPVLLTKLAGYGAMIVPPKYIKEKGEDNFNTNPVGTGPFKFESYQPKVNVTLARNDDYWGGKPKLDKVVYRFIGEPGTQVAELQAGRIDVATLIPLGLIETVKKSGNADVISTGGPVAFALRYNTKSGITQNRDVRRALIMAVDRDAIVKQLLLGQAKTIASFQGPQSFGYNPEQKPLPFNPAEAKKLLAAAGVKPGATVQIDVRGSDSNFREVAQAVSGYLQGVGVRATIKPYETGVLLNDIIPGGKTGEMWQNQWGGWTYDYDNTAYLMYHTGQKWNPYDNDAKLNGMLEAQRTVYDVKKREAMLQEIAGYVADQALEMPLYSLNTIVGVNKRVKDLEVPGDIRFRFLNASVE; encoded by the coding sequence ATGCTCTCCCTACGCAAAACCTACACCGCCACCGCCCTGGCCCTGGCGCTGGGCGGCGCGCTGCCCGCCGTCTTCGTGACCGCTCACGCCGCCGGCACGCTCAATGTCGCCATCAACCAGGACCCGGGCAGCTGGGACCCGATCGACACCTTCGTGACCTTCTGGGGTTCGGTGGGCAGCAACCTGTATGACGGCCTGACCATGCGCGGCGCCGACCTCAAGCTGCAGCCGGGCCTGGCCACCAGCTGGGAATACCTGGACGACAACAAGCGCCTGCGCTTCAAGCTGCGCGAAGGCGTCAAGTTCCACAACGGCGAACCCTTCAACGCCGAAGCCGTGAAGTTCACCTTCGAGCGCCTCCTGGGCGCGGAAGGCGCCAAGGGCCCGCAGAAGTCCAACTACGACTCGATCGGCGAGATCAAGGTGGTGGACGAATACACCGTGGACTTCATCCTGAAGCAGCCCGATCCCGTCCTGCTGACCAAGCTGGCCGGCTATGGCGCCATGATCGTGCCGCCCAAATACATCAAGGAAAAGGGCGAAGACAACTTCAACACCAACCCGGTCGGCACCGGCCCGTTCAAGTTCGAAAGCTACCAGCCCAAGGTCAACGTGACGCTGGCGCGCAACGACGACTACTGGGGCGGCAAGCCCAAGCTGGACAAGGTGGTCTACCGCTTCATCGGTGAGCCGGGCACGCAAGTCGCCGAACTGCAGGCCGGCCGCATCGACGTCGCCACCCTGATTCCGCTGGGCCTGATCGAAACCGTGAAGAAGTCCGGCAACGCCGACGTCATCTCCACCGGCGGCCCGGTCGCTTTCGCGCTGCGCTACAACACCAAGAGCGGCATCACGCAGAACCGCGACGTGCGCCGCGCGCTGATCATGGCCGTGGACCGCGACGCCATCGTCAAGCAGCTGCTGCTGGGCCAGGCCAAGACCATCGCCAGCTTCCAGGGTCCGCAGTCCTTCGGCTACAACCCCGAGCAGAAGCCCCTGCCCTTCAACCCAGCCGAAGCCAAGAAGCTGCTGGCCGCCGCCGGCGTGAAGCCGGGCGCCACCGTGCAGATCGACGTGCGCGGCAGCGATTCGAACTTCCGCGAAGTGGCCCAGGCCGTCTCGGGCTACCTGCAAGGCGTGGGCGTGCGCGCCACGATCAAGCCGTATGAAACCGGCGTGCTGCTCAACGACATCATCCCCGGCGGCAAGACCGGCGAAATGTGGCAGAACCAGTGGGGCGGCTGGACCTACGACTACGACAACACGGCCTACCTGATGTACCACACGGGCCAGAAGTGGAACCCGTACGACAACGACGCCAAGCTCAACGGCATGCTGGAAGCGCAGCGCACGGTCTACGACGTGAAGAAGCGCGAAGCCATGCTGCAGGAGATCGCCGGCTACGTGGCCGACCAGGCGCTGGAAATGCCGCTGTACAGCCTGAACACGATCGTCGGGGTGAACAAGCGCGTGAAGGATCTGGAAGTGCCGGGCGACATCCGCTTCCGTTTCCTGAACGCTTCTGTGGAGTAG
- a CDS encoding dipeptide ABC transporter ATP-binding protein — protein MSSTTASSSAPLLSVRGVSVDFNTENGVFRAVDNLDFEVRPGRTLAIVGESGSGKSVTSMAIMRLTDYTSGRIATGQILFRDDSDREIDLTAASDEDMRAIRGNDIAMIFQEPMTSLNPVFTVGDQIVEAIMLHQQLSRSAARLAARKLLEKVRLPDAEQMLDRYPHQLSGGMRQRVMIAMALSCQPRLLIADEPTTALDVTIQAQILNTIRELQRDLGTAVIFITHDMGVVAEMADDVVVMLRGKKVEQGTVDEIFNAPKHPYTRALLAAVPRLGSLTGRDLPLRTPQTVLEGDTLREVGETREQDTARYDKPVLRVEKLTTRFDVGHNFFGRVTHRVHAVEEVSFDVYPGETLALVGESGSGKSTIGKTLQQLVAPTSGAVRYNGQDIFSMDSAGRQRLRQEIQYIFQDPYASLDPRKTVAFSIAEPIRTHGLLTSEDAIARRIGELLEQVGLKPEHAKRYPHEFSGGQRQRVCIARALASNPKLIIADESVSALDVSIQAQILNLLMDLQKDRGLSYLFITHDMAVVEKVSHRVAVLYLGQIVELGTRRQIFESPQHAYTKKLLAAVPVAEPGRHIDTSLIEGEIPSPVRRVGDEPAIIPLVEFAPGHQVARAA, from the coding sequence TTGTCTAGCACCACCGCATCTTCTTCCGCTCCGCTGCTGTCCGTGCGCGGCGTGTCGGTCGACTTCAATACCGAAAATGGCGTGTTCCGCGCCGTCGACAACCTGGATTTCGAGGTGCGCCCCGGCAGGACGCTGGCCATCGTCGGCGAGTCGGGCTCGGGCAAGTCGGTCACGTCCATGGCCATCATGCGCCTGACCGACTACACCAGCGGCCGCATCGCCACGGGACAGATCCTGTTCCGCGACGACTCCGACCGCGAGATCGACCTGACCGCGGCCTCCGATGAGGACATGCGCGCCATCCGCGGCAACGACATCGCGATGATCTTCCAGGAGCCGATGACCTCGCTGAACCCGGTGTTCACCGTCGGCGACCAGATCGTCGAGGCCATCATGCTGCACCAGCAGCTGTCGCGCTCGGCCGCGCGCCTGGCGGCGCGCAAACTGCTGGAGAAGGTGCGCCTGCCGGACGCCGAACAGATGCTGGACCGCTACCCGCACCAGTTGTCGGGCGGCATGCGCCAGCGCGTGATGATCGCGATGGCGCTGTCGTGCCAGCCGCGCCTGCTGATCGCCGACGAGCCGACCACCGCGCTGGACGTCACCATCCAGGCGCAGATCCTGAACACCATCCGCGAACTGCAGCGCGACCTGGGCACCGCGGTGATCTTCATCACGCACGACATGGGCGTGGTGGCGGAAATGGCCGACGACGTGGTCGTGATGCTGCGCGGCAAGAAGGTCGAGCAAGGCACCGTGGACGAGATCTTCAACGCGCCCAAGCATCCCTATACCCGCGCGCTGCTGGCGGCGGTGCCGCGCCTGGGCAGCCTGACCGGCCGCGACCTGCCGCTGCGCACGCCGCAGACCGTGCTGGAAGGCGACACGCTGCGCGAAGTGGGCGAGACGCGCGAGCAGGACACCGCGCGCTACGACAAGCCCGTGCTGCGCGTGGAAAAACTGACCACCCGCTTCGACGTGGGCCACAACTTCTTCGGCCGGGTCACGCACCGCGTGCACGCCGTCGAGGAAGTGAGCTTCGACGTCTATCCCGGCGAAACGCTGGCGCTGGTGGGCGAGTCCGGCAGCGGCAAGTCCACCATCGGCAAGACCTTGCAGCAGCTGGTGGCGCCGACCTCGGGCGCCGTGCGCTACAACGGCCAGGACATTTTCTCGATGGACAGCGCCGGCCGCCAGCGCCTGCGCCAGGAGATCCAGTACATCTTCCAGGATCCCTACGCCTCGCTGGATCCGCGCAAGACGGTGGCGTTCAGCATCGCCGAGCCGATCCGCACGCACGGCCTGTTGACCAGCGAAGACGCCATCGCCCGCCGCATCGGCGAACTGCTGGAACAGGTCGGCCTGAAGCCCGAACACGCCAAGCGCTACCCGCATGAATTCTCGGGCGGGCAGCGCCAGCGCGTTTGCATTGCGCGCGCACTGGCCAGCAATCCCAAACTGATCATCGCGGACGAATCCGTGTCGGCGCTGGACGTGTCGATCCAGGCGCAGATCCTGAACCTGCTGATGGATCTGCAGAAGGACCGCGGCCTGTCCTATCTGTTCATCACGCACGACATGGCGGTGGTGGAGAAAGTCAGCCACCGCGTCGCGGTCCTGTACCTGGGCCAGATCGTCGAACTCGGCACCCGCCGCCAGATTTTCGAATCGCCGCAACACGCGTACACGAAGAAGCTGCTGGCCGCCGTGCCGGTGGCCGAACCCGGCCGCCACATCGACACCTCGCTGATCGAAGGCGAGATCCCCAGCCCGGTGCGGCGCGTCGGCGACGAGCCCGCCATCATTCCCCTGGTTGAATTCGCGCCCGGCCACCAGGTGGCCCGCGCGGCTTGA
- a CDS encoding winged helix DNA-binding protein has product MPVSVRDAIVSSSHLASSAPELSEVEFGLIIASHAFNRWMVRCMACAGLPELTSLDILVLNHVFHRGRGKKLADICFTLNVEDTHLVNYSLKKLERLGVVQSAKTGKEVIYTATDAGAAAIQRYAEVREQCLVKPFIDSPTADDASHQLANTLRALSGLYDQAARAATSL; this is encoded by the coding sequence ATGCCTGTATCCGTCCGGGACGCCATTGTTTCCTCCTCCCATCTGGCCTCTTCAGCCCCCGAGCTTTCCGAAGTCGAATTCGGCCTGATCATCGCCTCGCACGCGTTCAACCGCTGGATGGTGCGCTGCATGGCCTGCGCCGGACTGCCCGAGCTGACCTCGCTGGACATCCTGGTGCTCAACCACGTGTTCCACCGCGGCCGGGGCAAGAAATTGGCGGACATCTGCTTCACGCTCAACGTCGAAGACACCCACCTGGTGAATTACTCGTTGAAGAAGCTGGAGCGCCTGGGCGTGGTGCAAAGCGCCAAGACGGGCAAGGAAGTGATCTACACGGCGACCGACGCTGGCGCGGCCGCCATCCAGCGCTACGCTGAAGTGCGCGAGCAATGCCTCGTCAAACCCTTCATCGACTCCCCCACGGCGGACGACGCCAGCCATCAGCTGGCCAACACCCTGCGCGCCCTCTCGGGCCTGTACGACCAGGCCGCCCGCGCCGCCACCTCCCTGTGA
- a CDS encoding ShlB/FhaC/HecB family hemolysin secretion/activation protein: MNHYWRLRMAAGMLAAGFFPAGSGAQSLPEAAVRATEIERRQEQEIGAQRARAAERPDVLSPAAPVAGGLVLPVETPCFALKEVVWDGAQPAESLARAADAVIGHCVGGLGLRALQEHLIGLLIDRGLVTARVVVPEQSLAAGTLTLRYLPGRISAVKGEGAIGWWRAALPTGPGGEVNQRDLDQALENIRRLGSQADASIDVAPGPELGDSDILIRPGTGKRWHGYIGGDNAGMDAIGKYQVNAGLTLDSPLFLYDQLSVSWNSNARWRDAESNTRAASLNYSIPFGYWTFFAGASKSTYRQTVAGFDEPIIYGGTTKQVQAGVSVVPYRSATYKGTASLTLLRKRTTSTLNDVDIEVQRRDVTGYEFNLGHRHYLGRAALDVGGGVRGTLTGLSDRPGYVYGDPDWNGRSTIVSANAGLYLPFELAEQPWAYQLNWQIQHAKTPIVPSDYFTIGNRYAVRGFDGQMTLAAEDGWTLRNDLSLGLDKLLRVPGHQLYTGLDVGRVGGPSAASLSGRTLVGAVAGLRGRLAMPYVNASYDLSAGWPLKKPESLKTASTVFAAVLMFEF; encoded by the coding sequence ATGAATCACTATTGGCGCCTGCGCATGGCCGCGGGCATGTTGGCGGCTGGCTTTTTCCCGGCTGGATCCGGCGCGCAATCTCTGCCCGAGGCAGCAGTGCGCGCCACCGAAATCGAACGTCGCCAAGAGCAGGAAATTGGGGCGCAGCGCGCCCGAGCGGCCGAACGGCCGGACGTGCTGTCGCCCGCCGCGCCGGTAGCCGGCGGCCTGGTCCTGCCGGTCGAAACGCCTTGCTTTGCCCTGAAGGAAGTGGTTTGGGACGGAGCGCAGCCTGCCGAATCGCTGGCGCGGGCAGCCGACGCCGTCATTGGCCATTGCGTGGGCGGCCTGGGGTTGCGGGCCTTGCAGGAACATCTGATCGGCCTGCTGATCGATCGCGGACTCGTCACCGCGCGAGTGGTCGTGCCGGAACAATCCCTGGCCGCGGGCACGCTGACGCTGCGCTACCTGCCGGGCCGCATATCCGCCGTCAAGGGCGAGGGCGCCATCGGCTGGTGGCGCGCGGCCTTGCCCACGGGGCCGGGCGGTGAGGTGAACCAGCGCGACCTGGACCAGGCGCTGGAAAACATCCGCAGGCTGGGCAGCCAGGCCGACGCGTCCATCGACGTCGCGCCCGGGCCGGAGCTGGGCGATTCCGACATCCTCATCCGTCCCGGCACCGGCAAGCGCTGGCATGGGTACATCGGCGGCGACAACGCCGGCATGGACGCCATCGGCAAGTACCAGGTCAACGCCGGCCTGACCCTGGACTCGCCCCTGTTCCTGTACGACCAGCTGTCGGTGTCGTGGAACAGCAATGCGCGCTGGCGCGACGCCGAGTCGAACACGCGCGCCGCCTCCCTGAACTACAGCATTCCTTTCGGCTACTGGACCTTCTTCGCCGGCGCCAGCAAATCCACCTACCGGCAGACCGTGGCCGGCTTCGATGAACCCATCATCTACGGCGGCACCACCAAGCAGGTGCAGGCAGGCGTCTCGGTGGTGCCGTATCGCAGCGCCACCTACAAGGGCACGGCATCGCTGACCCTGCTGCGCAAGCGCACCACCAGCACGCTCAACGACGTGGACATCGAGGTGCAGCGGCGCGACGTCACCGGCTACGAGTTCAACCTGGGGCATCGCCACTATCTGGGCCGCGCCGCGCTGGACGTCGGCGGGGGCGTGCGCGGCACGCTGACCGGGCTGTCCGACCGGCCGGGCTACGTCTATGGCGATCCGGATTGGAACGGGCGCAGCACCATAGTGTCGGCCAATGCGGGCCTGTATCTGCCGTTCGAATTGGCGGAGCAGCCTTGGGCTTACCAGCTGAATTGGCAGATCCAGCACGCCAAGACCCCCATCGTGCCGTCCGACTACTTCACCATCGGCAACCGCTATGCGGTGCGGGGTTTCGACGGCCAGATGACGCTGGCCGCCGAGGACGGCTGGACCTTGCGCAACGACTTGTCGCTGGGCCTGGACAAGCTGCTGCGCGTGCCTGGCCACCAGTTGTACACGGGCCTGGACGTGGGCCGGGTGGGAGGCCCGTCGGCGGCGTCGCTGTCCGGCCGCACATTGGTCGGCGCCGTGGCCGGGCTGCGCGGACGGCTCGCCATGCCCTATGTCAACGCCAGCTATGACCTGTCTGCCGGCTGGCCGCTGAAAAAGCCCGAGTCCCTGAAAACCGCCTCGACCGTGTTCGCGGCGGTGCTGATGTTCGAGTTCTGA